In Devosia chinhatensis, the following are encoded in one genomic region:
- a CDS encoding peptidylprolyl isomerase, whose translation MLDGLRDFAKSWPGKILGAFLLVGVAGFGINNVIVDLGSNTVARVGNEEINSREFLRAYQTQVNAISTQLGSIPTTTQAESLGIPSAVLMRLSEGAALDGLADQFGLGVSDAQLARMLREDPSFHGTLGTFEPALFSQTLQRAGWTEAEYFEARGDEARREQLTNTLMADVSLPAVASTLINDYASATRTIDYITLSETSLDLTIEPTEEELAAYLSEHQAEYRTVETRRVKILDLSLASLASTMQFDESEIEAEYERVRDSLSTPERRTIEQVALNADQLAQFEAGLAAGTDFATLVAQTGVTPSTLGTLARSQVTDARLAETAFALPEGGFAIIDGIGGRRAVHVSAIEAQGQPTLEEARDDVITRLGTATARTEINEVLDQVEELRAAFQPIDTIAERFGLPVYDLEVTATGTELSALPNLAPEDIARVSQAIFRAEDGQLIPSVPLTGNAHLWFDLEAVEPARDQTLDEVRDQIVAAITEERTNEALMALGEEIVGRLESGEALADIAFELNTFPQISSAFTRFGSEDGFVDGTVASAAFAGGPDHKGSVVNESGEFIVFDVVDNAAPAAALDDQVIANLDSEARNSLYAEFVAALRDDAGLRVNQQALRQLLVQNFGE comes from the coding sequence ATGCTCGATGGTTTGCGTGACTTTGCAAAATCCTGGCCGGGAAAGATCCTTGGAGCATTTCTGCTCGTGGGCGTTGCCGGCTTCGGGATCAACAATGTCATTGTCGATCTGGGCAGCAATACCGTGGCCCGCGTCGGCAACGAGGAAATCAACTCGCGTGAATTCCTGCGGGCGTACCAAACCCAGGTTAATGCCATTTCGACCCAGTTGGGATCGATCCCCACCACCACGCAGGCGGAATCCCTGGGCATCCCCAGCGCCGTGCTGATGCGTCTTTCCGAAGGAGCCGCCCTCGATGGGCTCGCAGACCAGTTCGGCCTCGGCGTTTCCGATGCGCAACTGGCCCGCATGCTGCGCGAGGACCCCTCCTTCCATGGGACGCTCGGCACATTCGAGCCGGCCCTCTTCAGCCAGACGCTTCAGCGCGCCGGCTGGACCGAGGCCGAATATTTCGAAGCCCGTGGGGATGAGGCCCGTCGCGAACAGCTGACCAACACGCTGATGGCAGATGTGTCCCTGCCGGCCGTCGCCAGCACGCTGATCAACGACTATGCCTCGGCCACGCGCACCATCGATTATATCACGCTGAGCGAGACCAGTCTGGACCTGACGATCGAACCGACCGAGGAAGAACTGGCCGCCTATCTGTCCGAGCATCAGGCCGAATACCGCACCGTCGAGACCCGCCGGGTGAAAATTCTCGATCTGTCGCTGGCGTCGCTGGCCAGCACCATGCAGTTCGACGAAAGCGAGATCGAAGCCGAGTACGAACGCGTGCGGGACTCGCTGTCCACGCCCGAGCGCCGTACCATCGAACAGGTTGCTCTCAATGCCGATCAGCTCGCCCAGTTCGAAGCCGGCCTCGCGGCAGGAACCGATTTTGCAACTCTCGTGGCACAGACGGGCGTCACGCCCTCGACCTTGGGCACTCTGGCACGCAGCCAGGTGACCGATGCGCGGCTGGCCGAAACCGCCTTCGCGCTGCCCGAAGGTGGCTTTGCGATCATCGATGGCATTGGCGGTCGCCGCGCCGTGCATGTATCGGCCATCGAGGCCCAGGGGCAGCCGACGCTCGAAGAGGCACGCGACGACGTGATTACGCGCCTTGGCACCGCCACGGCGCGCACCGAAATCAACGAAGTGCTCGATCAGGTCGAGGAATTGCGTGCGGCCTTCCAGCCCATCGACACCATTGCCGAGCGCTTCGGCCTGCCGGTCTATGATCTCGAAGTGACCGCAACCGGCACGGAATTGTCCGCCCTGCCGAACCTCGCGCCGGAAGACATTGCGCGTGTCTCTCAGGCCATTTTTCGCGCCGAGGACGGACAGCTCATCCCCAGCGTGCCGCTGACGGGCAATGCTCATCTGTGGTTCGATCTCGAGGCAGTCGAGCCGGCTCGCGACCAGACACTCGATGAGGTGCGGGACCAGATCGTCGCCGCCATCACTGAAGAGCGGACCAATGAAGCATTAATGGCGCTGGGCGAGGAAATCGTCGGTCGCCTGGAAAGCGGTGAAGCGCTGGCCGATATCGCGTTTGAATTGAACACGTTCCCGCAGATCAGCTCCGCTTTCACCCGCTTCGGATCGGAAGATGGCTTCGTTGATGGCACGGTGGCCTCCGCGGCCTTTGCAGGCGGCCCCGATCACAAGGGCTCGGTGGTCAACGAAAGCGGCGAGTTCATCGTTTTTGACGTCGTTGACAACGCCGCTCCCGCCGCCGCGCTGGACGATCAGGTCATCGCCAATCTCGACAGCGAGGC